A section of the Flavobacterium ardleyense genome encodes:
- the obgE gene encoding GTPase ObgE: MTEGNFVDYVKIYVSSGKGGKGSTHLHREKFIEKGGPDGGDGGRGGHVYLVGNKSLWTLFHLKFARHVKAGHGGDGGGDRSTGADGDDKYIDVPLGTVVRDKETNEILFEITEDGEKRIVAKGGKGGLGNWHFRSSTNQTPRYAQPGLPSEEMDMILELKVLADVGLVGFPNAGKSTLLSVLTSAKPKIADYPFTTLKPNLGIVAYRDFQSFVIADIPGIIEGAAEGKGLGHYFLRHIERNSTLLFLVPADADDIREEYNILLNELTKYNPEMLDKERIVVISKCDMLDAELQAEMKTQLDKDFDGIPYMFISSVAQQGLTELKDKLWQMLNTEA; encoded by the coding sequence ATGACAGAAGGAAATTTTGTAGATTACGTAAAAATATATGTCTCTTCAGGCAAAGGTGGAAAAGGTTCTACTCACTTACATCGTGAAAAATTTATCGAAAAAGGTGGTCCAGACGGTGGTGATGGAGGTCGTGGTGGCCATGTGTACCTTGTAGGAAATAAAAGTCTATGGACTTTATTTCACCTAAAGTTTGCAAGACACGTAAAAGCCGGCCACGGTGGAGACGGTGGAGGAGACAGAAGTACAGGCGCTGATGGAGATGATAAATATATTGACGTTCCATTAGGGACAGTAGTTCGCGACAAGGAAACAAACGAAATATTATTCGAAATTACCGAAGATGGTGAGAAGAGAATCGTTGCCAAAGGCGGGAAAGGTGGATTAGGAAACTGGCACTTTAGATCTTCGACAAATCAAACACCAAGATATGCACAGCCGGGACTTCCTTCAGAAGAAATGGACATGATCCTGGAGCTTAAAGTACTTGCAGATGTTGGTCTTGTAGGTTTCCCGAATGCTGGAAAATCAACACTTCTTTCGGTTTTAACTTCGGCAAAGCCAAAAATTGCTGACTATCCATTTACAACTTTAAAACCTAATTTAGGAATTGTTGCTTACCGAGATTTTCAATCTTTTGTAATTGCAGATATTCCTGGAATTATCGAAGGTGCAGCAGAAGGAAAAGGATTAGGACATTACTTCTTAAGACATATTGAGCGAAATTCAACTTTATTATTTCTTGTTCCAGCTGACGCTGATGATATTCGCGAGGAGTACAATATTCTTCTAAATGAATTGACCAAGTACAATCCCGAAATGCTTGACAAAGAACGTATTGTTGTAATTTCCAAATGTGATATGCTTGATGCTGAATTACAAGCCGAAATGAAAACGCAGCTTGACAAGGATTTTGATGGAATCCCGTATATGTTTATTTCTTCGGTAGCACAACAAGGGCTTACAGAATTGAAAGACAAATTATGGCAGATGTTAAACACAGAAGCATAG